The genomic segment GGTCATTGCCGGGACCGTCGAGGACGAGTACCAGGCCGATCGCCTCCGATCGATCTGCGACGACATCGGGTGTGACTTCTTTGCGCCAATATGGCAGGCGGACCCGCGCGAACTCCTGGAGACGATGATCGAGGCTGGTCTCGAGATCGTTATCGTCGAGGTGTCGGCGCCTGGATTCGACAAGTCGTGGCTCGGCCGGCGACTGGATCGTGACGCTCTGGCTGACCTGGAAACCCTCCACCGCGAGCGTGGTATCAACCTCTTGGGCGAGGGTGGAGAGTTCGATACGATCGTGATCGACGGACCACACATGTCGCATTCCATCGCTCTCGAGTTCGAGCGGGAATGGTACGGCACTTGGGGACGAGTGCGGATCACCGATGCCAGGCTCGAAGTATTCACGTAAGAGGAAGATCACCGCTTCGACAAAGGTTACTAACGTAATCCATAGTTGTGTTCAAGGTTCTTCAGCAGTTGAGAGATGAAACGCGACCCGAATAAGTCAAAGTACCGTTGCTACGAGGGGCTCACTTTCGAACATTCAGTACACAAACCGTTTTCTACGTCGTAGTGGGTCGGGCAGACGAGGGAACCACACCGATTGCACTGATGTCGAGAGGGTGCTGCCTCGCAGATCTGACAGAGTGATTCCATGCTCATTCTTACGGACCACTGAGTTCCCGGACGAGGTGTTCTTCAACCGATCCGTCTAGAGCGTCGGTCATAACGCTCTCGATCCCTTGTCTCGCTCGGCGCTCGGAGCTGAATCCACAACCACTGTTGACGATGATGTTTCCGTTGTTATAATCAAGCCGCCAACGCCACTGACCTGTGTTGCCCTCTTGGAGTCGACCAGACGATCGCCTGCAATGCGTTTCGACGTGGGACTCGTGA from the Natronococcus sp. AD-5 genome contains:
- a CDS encoding diphthine--ammonia ligase — encoded protein: MTEPNGGWVALFSGGKESSWALYQALKAKCDVRRLVIVHPPKGSHAYHAPATSVARLAAQSIEIPVINVGLPTVDIEPPDIKADITPDSETWDDTEIEPLGSVLRTLDAEFDGGLNGVIAGTVEDEYQADRLRSICDDIGCDFFAPIWQADPRELLETMIEAGLEIVIVEVSAPGFDKSWLGRRLDRDALADLETLHRERGINLLGEGGEFDTIVIDGPHMSHSIALEFEREWYGTWGRVRITDARLEVFT
- a CDS encoding YegP family protein, yielding MSTYRHESHVETHCRRSSGRLQEGNTGQWRWRLDYNNGNIIVNSGCGFSSERRARQGIESVMTDALDGSVEEHLVRELSGP